A genomic window from Thermodesulfovibrionales bacterium includes:
- the kdpA gene encoding potassium-transporting ATPase subunit KdpA — MQNTGMTSDIVQILTFLVVLTLLVKPFGGYMKKVYGGERTLLSPVLGPLEGVLYRISGIGLDDEMNWKRYAVSMLIFNFVGLVVMFAALMLQGYLPLNPQKFPGFSWHLAINTAVSFVTNTNWQNYSGESAASYFSQVMVLAVHNFLSAATGMAIVIAFIRGLARRTAETIGNFWIDMTRTVLYILLPISFVAALALVSQGVIQNFSQYKTVQLMEPTSYDKPKLDDRGNPVKDEKGQAVTEKVVVKEQILPMGPVASQEAIKELGTNGGGFFNANSAHPYENPTPLSNFLEILLILAIPAALTNTFGRMVGSTRQGWAIYAAMMLLLIVAVSALYWAEYSGNPLIQKLGVPGVNMEGKEVRFGLGGTALFTSATTGTSCGAVNTMHDSLTPLGGMIPLVLILSSEVVFGGVGSGLYTMLAFVIISVFSAGLMIGRIPEYLGKKIEVTEMWMSVITVLTAGVVILLFVALALITPSAVSSMANPGPHGLSEVLYAFASMSNNNGSAFAGLNGNTVFYNLLGSVAMLLGRFAPALAILAMAGSLVKKKHVPAGVGTLPTDQIPFVFWLVSVILIVGALTFFPVLSLGPIVEHMIMRGGV, encoded by the coding sequence ATGCAAAACACAGGTATGACTTCTGACATTGTCCAGATCCTTACGTTTCTGGTGGTTCTCACGCTCCTTGTAAAGCCTTTCGGCGGCTATATGAAGAAAGTGTACGGGGGAGAAAGGACTCTTCTCAGCCCCGTTCTCGGCCCTCTGGAAGGGGTTCTCTACAGGATCTCCGGTATCGGACTGGATGATGAAATGAACTGGAAGCGCTATGCTGTCTCGATGCTCATCTTCAACTTTGTAGGGCTGGTTGTGATGTTTGCCGCCCTGATGCTGCAGGGGTATCTGCCTCTGAATCCCCAAAAATTCCCGGGCTTTTCATGGCATCTGGCAATCAATACGGCAGTAAGTTTCGTCACCAACACCAACTGGCAGAACTACAGCGGGGAATCTGCTGCGAGCTATTTCTCTCAGGTAATGGTTCTTGCCGTGCATAACTTTCTTTCCGCCGCCACGGGTATGGCTATTGTCATCGCCTTCATCCGCGGGCTTGCCCGACGGACAGCAGAAACCATAGGCAACTTCTGGATTGACATGACACGCACTGTCCTCTATATCCTCCTGCCGATATCCTTTGTTGCTGCCCTTGCGTTGGTCTCTCAGGGTGTCATCCAGAACTTCAGTCAGTACAAGACGGTACAACTCATGGAGCCGACCAGCTACGACAAACCCAAGCTCGACGACCGGGGCAATCCTGTGAAAGACGAAAAAGGACAGGCCGTCACCGAGAAAGTGGTGGTGAAGGAACAGATCTTGCCTATGGGGCCGGTGGCCTCTCAGGAAGCGATAAAGGAGCTGGGGACGAACGGCGGCGGTTTCTTCAATGCAAACTCCGCACATCCTTACGAGAATCCGACTCCACTGTCCAATTTTCTCGAAATCCTCCTTATCCTTGCAATCCCTGCTGCCCTTACGAATACCTTCGGCCGCATGGTCGGCAGCACGCGGCAAGGATGGGCCATTTATGCGGCCATGATGCTTCTCTTGATCGTCGCGGTCAGTGCGCTCTATTGGGCAGAATACAGCGGAAATCCTCTCATTCAGAAGCTGGGTGTGCCGGGCGTCAACATGGAAGGCAAGGAAGTACGCTTCGGACTTGGAGGCACTGCGCTATTCACCAGTGCGACCACCGGGACTTCGTGCGGGGCGGTGAATACCATGCATGATTCCCTCACCCCCCTCGGCGGGATGATCCCCCTTGTGCTCATACTTTCGAGTGAGGTGGTCTTTGGAGGGGTGGGATCAGGTCTTTATACCATGCTCGCCTTTGTCATTATATCGGTCTTCTCTGCCGGTCTCATGATCGGCAGGATTCCCGAGTATCTCGGGAAAAAGATCGAAGTCACTGAGATGTGGATGTCCGTAATCACGGTTCTTACCGCCGGTGTGGTAATCCTCCTCTTCGTGGCCCTGGCATTGATCACCCCCTCAGCCGTGAGCTCTATGGCCAACCCCGGTCCCCACGGCCTGAGTGAGGTGCTTTATGCCTTTGCGTCCATGTCCAACAACAATGGAAGCGCCTTTGCCGGCCTGAATGGAAATACTGTCTTTTACAACCTCCTGGGGTCTGTAGCCATGCTTCTGGGAAGATTCGCTCCCGCCCTTGCGATCCTGGCAATGGCGGGCTCTCTGGTGAAAAAGAAACATGTCCCCGCCGGAGTGGGCACGCTGCCGACCGACCAGATTCCCTTCGTCTTCTGGCTCGTGTCGGTGATCCTCATTGTCGGAGCCCTCACGTTCTTCCCGGTCCTTTCCCTGGGGCCGATTGTTGAGCACATGATCATGAGGGGAGGTGTTTAG
- the kdpB gene encoding potassium-transporting ATPase subunit KdpB, whose translation MAKDIKRSKGIFDPKLLKAALIDSFRKLDPRALWRNPVMLSVEVGSVITTINFIYNLSTGKGEPAWFTGTVSTWLWLTVIFATFAESLAEGRGKARAESMKKTRKEIMAKKLKKPELTAEYELVPSPQLRKGDVILVEPKDLIAGDGEVILGAALVNEAAVTGESAPVVRESGGDRSAVTGGTLVIANSIVVEITANPGETFLDRMIALVEGAKRRKTPNEIALEVLLVALTVVFFLVVVNLSPLSIYSVKAMGQGQPVTLVVLVALFVCLIPTTIAALLPAIGIAGMDRLFQKNVIALSGRAIEAAGDVNVLLLDKTGTITLGNRQAVAFIPVAGRSEKEVAEAALLASLTDETPEGRSIVVLAKQKYDLRMRELPPNAESVPFSAETRLSGVNIDGRAYRKGAADSITQVVQSAGATVPSDLESHVTGIAKSGGTPLVVSCDTEVLGVINLKDILKGGLQERFLQLRRMGIKTVMITGDNPLTAAAIATEAQVDDFLAQAKPEDKLRLIRDNQAQGFMVAMTGDGTNDAPALAQADVAVAMNTGTQPAREAANIIDLDSNPTKLLDIVEIGKQILMTRGTLTTFSIANDVAKYFAIIPAAFVAVYPQLGILNVMHLANPFSAILSAVIFNAIIIPLLIPLALKGTPYRPMPAERLLIYNLLIYGAGGLLAPFAGIKLIDILINALI comes from the coding sequence ATGGCAAAAGATATCAAAAGAAGCAAGGGAATCTTTGATCCGAAACTGCTAAAGGCAGCCCTCATCGATTCGTTCAGGAAGCTCGACCCCAGGGCACTCTGGAGGAATCCGGTGATGCTGTCGGTAGAGGTCGGCAGCGTCATCACCACGATCAATTTCATCTACAATCTGTCAACAGGAAAAGGGGAGCCTGCATGGTTCACCGGAACTGTTTCCACATGGCTCTGGCTGACGGTGATCTTCGCCACCTTCGCCGAATCCCTTGCAGAGGGAAGGGGCAAGGCCCGTGCGGAGTCTATGAAGAAGACCCGCAAGGAGATCATGGCAAAGAAATTGAAAAAACCCGAACTCACCGCTGAGTATGAACTTGTCCCCTCACCGCAGCTCAGGAAGGGCGATGTTATACTCGTTGAGCCGAAGGACCTCATTGCAGGCGACGGTGAAGTGATTCTCGGCGCTGCACTTGTGAATGAAGCTGCTGTTACTGGGGAGTCCGCACCGGTGGTCAGGGAGTCCGGAGGAGACAGAAGTGCCGTGACAGGGGGCACGCTCGTGATTGCCAACAGCATTGTCGTGGAAATAACCGCGAATCCCGGTGAAACCTTCCTTGACAGAATGATTGCCCTCGTTGAAGGGGCAAAACGACGGAAGACGCCGAATGAGATCGCCTTAGAGGTCCTTCTCGTCGCCCTGACAGTCGTCTTCTTCCTTGTCGTGGTCAACCTCAGCCCCCTCTCTATTTACAGCGTGAAGGCGATGGGACAGGGACAGCCGGTTACCCTTGTGGTGCTGGTGGCGCTTTTTGTCTGTCTGATACCGACGACTATTGCCGCCCTTCTGCCTGCCATCGGCATTGCGGGAATGGACCGCCTCTTCCAGAAGAACGTCATTGCCCTGTCGGGAAGGGCGATAGAAGCTGCAGGAGATGTAAATGTGTTGCTCCTGGACAAGACCGGCACCATTACCTTAGGCAATCGGCAGGCAGTCGCTTTTATTCCCGTAGCGGGCCGTTCTGAAAAAGAAGTGGCCGAGGCGGCTCTCCTGGCTTCCCTAACCGATGAAACACCTGAGGGGCGGAGCATCGTGGTTCTCGCGAAGCAGAAGTACGATCTCAGGATGCGGGAATTGCCCCCCAATGCCGAATCTGTCCCCTTTAGTGCCGAAACAAGGTTAAGCGGAGTGAACATCGATGGCCGGGCCTATCGCAAGGGTGCAGCAGACTCAATCACCCAGGTAGTGCAGAGCGCGGGCGCAACGGTTCCGAGCGATTTGGAAAGCCATGTTACGGGTATCGCCAAATCAGGAGGAACGCCGCTGGTCGTGAGTTGTGATACCGAGGTTCTCGGCGTCATAAACCTGAAGGACATTCTGAAGGGTGGCCTTCAGGAGCGCTTTCTCCAGTTAAGAAGAATGGGGATCAAGACGGTCATGATCACCGGCGATAATCCTCTCACTGCGGCGGCTATCGCTACCGAAGCACAGGTGGACGACTTTCTGGCACAGGCAAAACCGGAAGACAAGCTCAGGCTTATCAGGGACAACCAGGCGCAGGGATTCATGGTGGCGATGACCGGCGACGGCACCAATGACGCCCCCGCCCTTGCCCAAGCCGACGTAGCGGTGGCGATGAATACCGGGACCCAGCCGGCCCGCGAGGCCGCCAATATCATCGACCTCGACAGCAATCCCACCAAACTGCTCGATATTGTCGAGATCGGCAAACAGATCCTCATGACGCGGGGAACGCTCACAACCTTCAGCATCGCAAATGATGTGGCGAAGTACTTTGCCATCATTCCTGCCGCATTCGTTGCCGTTTACCCGCAGCTGGGCATCCTCAATGTCATGCACCTCGCCAATCCCTTCAGTGCAATTCTTTCCGCCGTCATTTTCAATGCGATTATTATCCCCCTGCTGATCCCCCTCGCGTTGAAGGGAACCCCTTACCGGCCGATGCCTGCGGAAAGGTTGCTGATCTATAACCTGTTGATATACGGGGCGGGAGGGCTGCTGGCCCCCTTTGCCGGGATCAAGCTGATCGACATATTGATAAATGCTTTGATTTGA
- the kdpC gene encoding potassium-transporting ATPase subunit KdpC, which yields MKEIKNGILLFVVLSLLTGVLYPAAVTALAQLLFPRQANGGVLIRSDGTPVGSSLIGQPFSDPKYFWPRPSATTDFPYNGLASGGSNLGPTNKDLINQIADRVKAYRESGIQEPLPADLVTASGSGLDPHISPAAAAYQVKRVAKAHGLDEAKVGALVSEHTEGRQFGILGDPRINVLELNLALDELSQR from the coding sequence ATGAAAGAGATAAAGAACGGCATTCTGCTCTTCGTTGTTTTATCGTTGCTGACCGGCGTACTCTATCCCGCTGCAGTGACGGCCCTTGCACAGCTCCTCTTCCCCAGGCAGGCGAACGGGGGTGTCCTGATTCGATCAGACGGCACTCCGGTCGGATCGTCGTTGATCGGCCAGCCTTTCTCCGATCCGAAATACTTCTGGCCCCGGCCATCGGCAACGACTGACTTCCCCTATAACGGCCTTGCCTCTGGCGGGTCAAACCTGGGGCCGACCAACAAGGACCTTATCAATCAGATCGCAGATCGCGTGAAAGCCTATCGGGAATCAGGTATTCAGGAACCGCTGCCGGCTGACCTCGTGACGGCCTCAGGGAGCGGTCTCGACCCGCACATCAGTCCGGCTGCTGCGGCATATCAGGTGAAGCGAGTAGCGAAGGCCCATGGACTGGATGAAGCGAAAGTGGGCGCCCTTGTCTCGGAGCATACTGAAGGCCGTCAATTCGGGATACTCGGTGATCCGAGAATAAATGTCCTCGAGCTGAATCTGGCGCTTGACGAACTCAGTCAGAGATGA
- the nhaA gene encoding Na+/H+ antiporter NhaA — MQNPFPKIRHYVISPDKITSELVRPFRTFFRHEASSSIILIGATLLALAWTNSPFSQTYHRFWETQVSFSMGDSSITRTLRQWIDEGLMAVFFLAVGLEIKREVLVGELSSVKKALLPVGAALGGMLLPAAIFVVVNKGLPTTKGWGIPMATDIAFALGALFILGKRVPLGLRVFLSALAIADDLGSVLVIALFYSGGLSLHYLFMSLLVLLLLAVANFLWIRVTLIYALLGVGLWIVVLGSGLHSTLAGVVVALFIPATGRYDTDKFLGNVTRHLSEFACPPEGCGPSILQDDRHLSSVHSIELACHHVETPLQRLEHALHPWVAFLVVPLFALANTGITVVDLDFSQALLSPLTLGIAAGLLIGKPIGISAFSYLFVRAGFASLPRSVTWPQIFGAGVLGGIGFTMSLFISSLSFREPLLLDHAKLGILSGSAASGIIGLILLFHLTSRARSDQGDGKDAAAQESYDVSEHDT; from the coding sequence ATGCAGAATCCATTCCCAAAGATCAGGCATTATGTGATCTCTCCCGACAAAATCACGTCAGAGCTGGTTCGTCCCTTCCGCACTTTTTTCAGACATGAAGCATCCAGCAGCATCATCCTCATCGGGGCGACCCTCCTTGCCCTTGCGTGGACCAATTCCCCTTTCAGTCAGACTTATCACCGCTTCTGGGAGACACAGGTCTCGTTCTCCATGGGGGACTCATCGATCACCCGGACGCTCCGCCAATGGATCGATGAGGGACTCATGGCGGTCTTCTTCCTTGCCGTGGGCCTCGAGATAAAGCGGGAGGTCCTCGTCGGCGAACTCTCATCAGTGAAAAAGGCCCTCTTGCCCGTTGGCGCTGCTCTCGGCGGGATGCTCCTTCCTGCAGCGATATTTGTTGTCGTGAATAAAGGGCTGCCGACGACCAAGGGATGGGGTATCCCGATGGCAACGGATATCGCCTTTGCCCTCGGCGCTCTTTTCATACTCGGGAAGCGCGTTCCCCTCGGTCTGCGCGTATTCCTTTCTGCCCTCGCCATTGCCGATGACCTCGGCTCCGTCCTCGTGATTGCGCTCTTTTATTCCGGGGGGCTTTCCCTGCATTACCTCTTCATGTCTCTTCTCGTTTTGCTGCTCCTTGCCGTAGCGAACTTCCTCTGGATACGGGTGACCCTTATCTACGCCTTGCTCGGCGTCGGTCTCTGGATCGTTGTCCTCGGATCGGGGCTCCACTCGACGCTTGCAGGCGTTGTAGTCGCACTCTTCATACCGGCGACTGGAAGATACGATACCGACAAGTTTCTCGGCAACGTGACCAGGCATCTCAGCGAGTTCGCCTGCCCCCCGGAGGGGTGCGGACCCTCGATTCTCCAGGACGACAGACATTTGAGCTCAGTCCACTCGATCGAACTCGCGTGTCACCATGTGGAGACCCCTTTGCAGCGGCTTGAGCACGCCCTTCATCCATGGGTCGCTTTCCTTGTCGTCCCTCTCTTCGCCCTTGCGAATACGGGCATTACCGTAGTCGATCTGGATTTCTCTCAGGCCCTGCTGTCGCCGCTCACTCTCGGCATCGCGGCAGGCCTGCTCATCGGCAAACCGATCGGGATCAGCGCCTTCTCCTATCTCTTTGTGAGAGCCGGATTCGCTTCCCTGCCTCGCAGCGTCACCTGGCCACAGATCTTCGGCGCAGGCGTTCTTGGAGGAATAGGATTCACCATGTCGCTGTTCATCAGCAGCCTCTCGTTCAGAGAACCCCTGCTGCTCGATCATGCCAAACTGGGGATTCTATCAGGATCAGCCGCATCCGGGATCATCGGACTCATCCTGCTGTTCCATCTCACCTCGAGGGCAAGGTCCGACCAAGGTGATGGAAAAGATGCCGCTGCTCAAGAAAGTTATGACGTCAGCGAGCACGACACTTGA
- a CDS encoding DUF4118 domain-containing protein, with protein MAKEEYKRPSPEALLELAQKEEAQEKRGKLTIYFGSAPGVGKTYAMLLDARHRKQEGIDVAVGYVETHGRRETDALLEGLEIIPPLIVKYMGVQLKEVDLAKVFARKPKLVLVDELAHTDAPNLRNAKRYQDVEEILNAGIDVYTTMNVQHVESLNDIVHQITGIRVRETVPDTVIEAADEIKLVDLPPEELTKRLHEGKVYVKDMATSAVDRFFRTGNLLALRQLALRAVAGSVDEKMRRYMRAHAIAGPWSATERVLAGVFASPYAEKLIRSAFRLANDLDAEWIALYVETERHKTLSEKEKEWLNKALDLAKQLGARLVWIKGSDAAEEIADYARNNNITKIVIGKPRRFGLFQTIPKKLLTKTPNIDIHLLDARVDPRVMPRKRITFSNPVNYGLGILGVGAMSIFAFLLRNSLHEVNLLFLLLLPVILSALFLGKGPSIVAGIASIVIFDYLFVSPRFSFAIRDIQYFVSFVVYIIVVVVISNLAHQLRSKIRLLKESEVKNIGLYGLSRDLVTAHTIDQVLSLMVRHALEIFPCEMAIFLPEDDKLTVRAKTTDFEVTPKVLGVATWVFMNKQSAGRGTGTLPQAKAFYLPMMSGEEVIGVAGFDFKGTEEMMTSEKRVVLKTITRLGAMAIERIRIQ; from the coding sequence ATGGCAAAAGAAGAATATAAGAGACCATCTCCGGAAGCGCTGCTTGAACTGGCTCAAAAGGAAGAGGCACAGGAAAAGCGGGGCAAGCTGACCATCTATTTCGGGTCTGCTCCCGGCGTGGGCAAGACCTATGCGATGCTCCTTGATGCGCGTCACCGAAAACAGGAAGGCATCGACGTGGCGGTGGGTTATGTCGAGACCCACGGCAGGCGCGAGACCGACGCCTTGCTTGAAGGACTCGAGATCATCCCTCCTCTCATTGTCAAGTACATGGGTGTTCAGCTTAAGGAAGTGGACCTGGCAAAGGTCTTCGCAAGAAAACCGAAACTGGTCCTTGTCGATGAGCTCGCCCATACCGATGCCCCTAATCTCCGGAACGCCAAGAGATACCAGGACGTGGAAGAGATACTGAACGCCGGCATCGATGTTTATACGACGATGAACGTCCAGCATGTCGAGAGCCTCAACGATATCGTGCATCAGATCACCGGCATCCGTGTCCGCGAAACCGTTCCTGATACCGTCATTGAGGCTGCGGACGAGATCAAGCTCGTCGACCTGCCGCCCGAGGAACTCACGAAGAGACTCCACGAAGGTAAGGTCTATGTGAAGGACATGGCAACGAGTGCCGTGGACAGATTTTTCCGCACGGGAAACCTCCTGGCCCTCCGGCAGTTGGCACTCAGAGCTGTTGCAGGCAGCGTTGATGAGAAGATGCGCCGTTATATGCGTGCCCATGCCATAGCCGGACCATGGTCTGCAACGGAACGTGTCCTTGCCGGGGTCTTCGCCAGTCCCTATGCCGAGAAGCTGATCAGATCGGCGTTCAGGCTCGCAAACGATCTCGATGCTGAATGGATCGCCCTCTATGTGGAGACGGAGAGGCACAAGACCCTCTCCGAGAAAGAGAAGGAGTGGTTGAACAAGGCTTTGGACCTCGCAAAACAGTTGGGGGCACGCCTTGTCTGGATCAAGGGAAGCGATGCGGCAGAGGAAATTGCCGACTATGCTCGGAACAACAACATTACGAAGATCGTTATCGGGAAACCCCGTCGTTTTGGATTGTTCCAGACGATTCCGAAGAAACTTCTCACGAAGACACCGAACATCGATATCCATCTGCTCGATGCGAGGGTAGATCCCAGGGTCATGCCGAGAAAACGGATTACCTTCTCCAATCCGGTCAATTATGGCCTCGGCATCCTCGGTGTCGGCGCCATGTCGATCTTTGCCTTTCTTTTGCGCAACAGTCTCCATGAGGTAAATCTCCTCTTCCTCCTTCTGTTACCCGTTATTCTGAGCGCACTCTTCCTGGGAAAGGGACCATCCATTGTGGCCGGGATAGCAAGCATCGTGATCTTTGACTACCTCTTTGTCTCCCCCCGCTTCAGTTTTGCGATCAGAGATATACAATACTTTGTTTCCTTCGTCGTCTATATCATCGTCGTGGTGGTTATCAGCAATCTTGCACATCAGTTGCGCAGCAAGATCAGACTGCTCAAGGAGAGCGAGGTGAAGAACATAGGTCTTTATGGCTTGAGCAGGGATCTGGTGACTGCCCACACCATAGATCAGGTTCTCTCACTCATGGTTCGTCATGCGCTCGAAATCTTTCCATGCGAAATGGCGATTTTTCTCCCTGAAGATGACAAACTGACGGTCAGGGCCAAGACTACAGATTTCGAGGTGACTCCCAAGGTCCTCGGTGTTGCAACATGGGTCTTCATGAACAAACAGTCTGCAGGGCGCGGCACAGGTACCTTGCCCCAGGCAAAGGCATTTTATCTCCCCATGATGTCGGGCGAAGAGGTCATAGGGGTTGCGGGCTTTGATTTTAAGGGGACTGAGGAGATGATGACCAGCGAGAAAAGGGTGGTCCTGAAGACAATCACCCGTCTCGGCGCAATGGCAATAGAGCGGATCAGAATCCAGTAG
- a CDS encoding protein-L-isoaspartate(D-aspartate) O-methyltransferase gives MRVSALAALLMLFVVTGLPASDKYVRKREAMVEHDLKGRGITDRKVLEAMGRIPRELFVDEQLRDNAYADHPLPIGEGQTISQPYVVALMTEALKLRPSDRVLEIGTGSGYQAAVLAEIVKEVYTIEIRKSLAEKAEKRERELGYKNVRVKYGDGYFGWEAYAPFDAIIITASANHVPPPLIRQLKEGGRLIIPLGSTVYYQTLTLATKKKGELDLVQMHPVAFVPMVGEVEKRR, from the coding sequence ATGAGGGTGAGTGCTCTTGCAGCGCTTCTCATGCTCTTCGTCGTCACCGGTCTGCCGGCTTCCGATAAGTATGTCCGGAAGCGTGAGGCTATGGTGGAACACGATCTCAAGGGAAGGGGCATTACAGACAGAAAGGTTCTTGAGGCGATGGGAAGGATTCCCAGGGAGCTTTTCGTGGACGAGCAATTGAGGGACAATGCCTATGCCGACCATCCCCTTCCCATTGGAGAAGGTCAGACCATTTCACAACCCTATGTCGTCGCCCTGATGACGGAGGCGCTGAAGCTCAGACCATCAGACCGGGTGCTCGAGATAGGAACAGGGTCAGGGTACCAAGCTGCGGTTCTTGCCGAGATCGTGAAAGAGGTCTATACGATCGAGATCAGGAAATCTCTTGCCGAGAAGGCAGAGAAGAGGGAAAGAGAGCTCGGTTACAAAAACGTAAGGGTGAAATATGGAGACGGTTATTTCGGATGGGAAGCATACGCGCCTTTTGACGCCATCATCATAACTGCCTCGGCAAACCATGTCCCTCCTCCCCTGATCAGGCAGTTGAAGGAAGGAGGGCGGCTCATCATTCCTCTCGGGAGCACTGTCTATTACCAGACCCTCACGCTGGCGACAAAGAAAAAAGGTGAACTCGATCTGGTCCAGATGCACCCCGTGGCCTTTGTTCCTATGGTTGGTGAGGTCGAAAAGAGACGGTGA